The proteins below are encoded in one region of Citrobacter enshiensis:
- the cycA gene encoding D-serine/D-alanine/glycine transporter, giving the protein MVDQVKVVAEEQAPSEQSLRRNLTNRHIQLIAIGGAIGTGLFMGSGKTISLAGPSIIFVYMIIGFMLFFVMRAMGELLLSNLEYKSFSDFASDLLGPWAGYFTGWTYWFCWVVTGMADVVAITAYAQFWFPGLSDWVASLAVIVLLLSLNLATVKMFGEMEFWFAMIKIVAIVGLIVVGLVMIMMHFQSPTGVEASFTHLWNDGGWFPKGISGFFAGFQIAVFAFVGIELVGTTAAETKDPEKSLPRAINSIPIRIIMFYVFALIVIMSVTPWSSVVPTKSPFVELFVLVGLPAAASLINFVVLTSAASSANSGVFSTSRMLFGLAQEGVAPSAFAKLSKRAVPAKGLTFSCICLLGGVVMLYVNPSVIGAFTMITTVSAILFMFVWTIILCSYLVYRKQRPHLHEKSIYKMPWGKMMCWVCMAFFVFVLVLLTLEDDTRQALIVTPLWFIVLGLGWLFIGKKRMAGVR; this is encoded by the coding sequence ATGGTAGATCAGGTAAAAGTCGTTGCCGAGGAACAGGCTCCGTCTGAACAGTCGCTACGGCGCAATCTCACAAATCGTCATATTCAACTTATTGCAATTGGTGGTGCTATTGGTACCGGCCTGTTTATGGGCTCCGGTAAAACCATCAGCCTTGCTGGGCCGTCGATCATTTTCGTGTATATGATCATCGGTTTTATGCTGTTTTTCGTGATGCGCGCAATGGGAGAATTGCTGCTCTCGAATCTCGAGTACAAATCATTTAGTGATTTTGCCTCCGATTTGCTCGGACCGTGGGCCGGGTACTTTACCGGCTGGACCTACTGGTTCTGCTGGGTGGTTACCGGGATGGCCGACGTCGTCGCCATTACGGCTTATGCGCAATTCTGGTTCCCTGGGCTATCTGACTGGGTGGCATCGCTGGCGGTGATCGTCCTGCTGCTGAGCCTCAACCTCGCCACCGTGAAAATGTTTGGTGAGATGGAGTTCTGGTTTGCGATGATCAAAATCGTCGCCATCGTCGGCCTGATTGTGGTCGGACTGGTGATGATTATGATGCACTTTCAATCGCCGACGGGCGTTGAAGCCTCGTTCACCCACCTTTGGAATGACGGCGGCTGGTTCCCGAAAGGCATAAGCGGTTTCTTTGCCGGTTTCCAGATTGCCGTCTTTGCCTTCGTGGGCATTGAGCTGGTGGGTACCACTGCGGCGGAAACCAAAGACCCGGAGAAATCCCTGCCGCGCGCCATTAACTCGATTCCAATCCGTATCATCATGTTCTACGTTTTCGCGCTGATCGTGATTATGTCCGTAACGCCGTGGAGCTCGGTCGTACCGACCAAGAGCCCATTTGTGGAACTGTTTGTGCTGGTCGGTTTGCCTGCTGCCGCCAGTCTGATCAACTTTGTGGTGCTGACGTCTGCCGCATCTTCCGCGAACAGCGGCGTGTTCTCCACCAGCCGTATGTTATTCGGCCTGGCGCAGGAAGGGGTTGCACCGAGTGCGTTTGCGAAGCTGTCTAAACGTGCCGTTCCGGCGAAAGGGCTGACCTTCTCCTGTATCTGCCTGCTGGGCGGTGTGGTGATGCTGTATGTCAACCCGAGCGTGATTGGTGCATTCACTATGATCACCACGGTGTCGGCGATTCTGTTTATGTTCGTCTGGACCATCATTCTGTGCTCGTACCTGGTGTACCGCAAACAGCGTCCGCATCTGCATGAGAAATCGATTTACAAGATGCCGTGGGGCAAGATGATGTGCTGGGTGTGCATGGCGTTCTTCGTGTTTGTTCTGGTACTGCTGACGCTGGAAGATGATACCCGTCAGGCGCTGATCGTCACGCCGCTGTGGTTCATCGTGCTGGGTCTCGGCTGGCTGTTTATTGGCAAGAAACGTATGGCTGGCGTGCGTTAA